The segment ACGCTGCTGAGGTCGATGTCGACGTTGATGGAGTGGTCGTTGGTGGCGCTGCGCACCACGTTGACCATCCAGGTGTTGAGGCTCTGCCCGGCCGCGGCCGCCTTCTCCTCGGCCCGGGCCTTGACGCCCTCGGGGATGCGCAGGGTGATGCGGGCCAGGTCGCCGGCCTCCTCCTCCAGCGGCGCCGGGGGTGCCGGCGGCGGGGGCGGCTCGGGCATCGCGGCCTGGGGCGTGACCTCGACGACGAAGTCGAGCTCGCGGCCCACCAGCCGGACGTCGACGCTGCCGTCGGGGAGCTCGGCGGTGATCTCGGCCGCGGCGTGGGAGATGGCCTCCATCAGTGCGAGGCGGGCGCTCGGGTCGAGGGCGTACGCCAGGCGCTCGGCGGCCTGCTTGAGCTCGTCGCTGCCGGCCTCGGACGCGGCCACGAGGTCGCGTCGCAGGCTGTCGACGTACGGGGTGATGTCCATGTGCACCACCCTGACATCACCGTGATGTCATGTCAATGCCTTGGTGATGTCATTTGCTGTCGCGGTGACATCACCCCGCTCTTCAGTGATCCCCGGTCAGCCGGGGATCGCTGAACTTGTCGGCCCATGCACGGGCCGACAAGTTCAGGGAGAGCCTGACAAGTCGAAGGACGTCAGAGGTCGAAGAGCGAACCCGAACCGCTGATGTCGACATCCGTGCGCGGCGTGTGAGCCGGGCCGTCGGAGGCGGGCTCGGACTCGTCCCCTGACGTGGGAGGTACGTCGCTCGCGTCCGCCGCCTCCTCGGCTGCGGGCTCGCGGTCGGCGTCGTCCGCGTCGAGCACGGTCTCCGGGTCGGTCGCGGGCGCAGTCTCGGCCTGCTCGGACTCGGTCTCAGCCGGCTCGGGATCAGTCGGTACCGTCGCGTCGTCGGGGTCGCGGAAGAGGGCGGCCTGGCTCAGGTCCGACCCGCTCGGCGGTGCAGACGGGGACTCAGCCGGCGCCTGCGGCTCCGGCTCGGGCGTCGCCTCCGGCGCAGCTGCCGCGTCGGCCTCGGCCGCCACCTCGGCGGGCGCACTGGGCGCTGAGTCGCTGGGAGACTCAACGTCCACTGCGGCCTCGGGCTCGGGCTCGGTCGTGGCCGGCGCGGAACTGGCTGCCGGCTGTGTTGCCGGCTGGGTCGCGGGCGCCTCGAGGTCGAACAGCGACCCGAGGCTCGACAGGTCGACGTCGGTCGCCGGCGTCGACGTCGTAGCGCTCGCGGGCGCCGACTCGGCAGCCGT is part of the Nocardioides cavernae genome and harbors:
- a CDS encoding toxin-antitoxin system HicB family antitoxin — encoded protein: MDITPYVDSLRRDLVAASEAGSDELKQAAERLAYALDPSARLALMEAISHAAAEITAELPDGSVDVRLVGRELDFVVEVTPQAAMPEPPPPPAPPAPLEEEAGDLARITLRIPEGVKARAEEKAAAAGQSLNTWMVNVVRSATNDHSINVDIDLSSVPFVGYDPFAGNRRQGQGNRRMSGWL